TATTGCGCCGACGTTGATCGGCGGGCTCACGTTGCCGTTCGGTGCGGGTTCTGTGGGAGGGTCCCAGGCACGTCCGATGACCGCGACGAAGATGTTACCGATAATAATGCCAGCGACGAAAGGGAGAGCGAATATGGCGGATCGAGATGTGCGATGATTCATACGCGTCGAGTTACGCAAATTATAGGTTGTGGTGCCCATAGGGGCAAACGTTCATTGTGGAAAGCGTGGGGAGGGGGTGGGTGCTCAATGAAATACGCCGCCTGGCGGCGGTGGAACGAATCTATCACCGACCATCAGAAGAGTGTGCCGGCGCGGTAGAGGAGCGAACCGACCCACAAAATGAGCGCCAGATAGTAGAGCGCCCAGCCTTCTGCAGGTGGGAACCAGCGGGAGATCGTGCGGAAGTGCCGCACGTACCACTCGCTGCCGAATCGCACCATCAGGTTGGCACTGATCGCGTCGATGAAAAGGATGTAGAAGATGATGGCTTCGATGCTCATATCTGAATCCTTCGCCGTTGGGGCTTATTTCGTGGGTTGGACGATCATGAACGGATCGGCGTCGGGCGACTTAATGCGCCATTGGTAGCTGCCGAAATGGTCCAGAGTCGATAGTTTGGTTTGCGCATTATGGCCGAGCACTTTGATGCCCTTCTCCAGCGTCACTGTGAGCCTGCCGTCGATTTCGGCGTCTGTCCCGACAAGTTGGCACGGGGCGGTGGCGCTTGGTCGGGAACCGCCAATCAGGATGGTGCCGTCCGGTCGCGGCCTGATGCTAAACACCTTGATCTCATGAGATGGAAAGAACGACGATTCGCCTTTAGCGCGGGAGCGCTCCAGGACTACCGCGTAGCGCCCACGTCCGAGATAGTCAGCGCTTCGAAATCCTTCTTGGAGCAAGTGCGAGGCCGCTCCTTTGAGCTGCGCCTCCAATTGCGCCTCCAAAAATCCCGCTCGGCACGCTTGTATTAAGGCAGGCACGAAGATCAGGACGCCGTCGTATGAATAGGCATAACTGCCATCGGCGTGAACGGTGACCTGCGCGTCGAATTGCTCGGGAGAAAGCGTTCGAAAGAAGTCGTGCATTTCAGGCCTCGTACGCAGGGCAATTTTATGAGGACGATATTCAGTGAGGCATTCAGTAAATGAACGCGCCGCCAAGCGGACGAATTCACTGATCTGACCAACCCCAGATGAAGGCGGGCGCGCCCCTCAGATGACAGTTACCCCGGCCCTTACAGGCGGCAGGCGGCCTCTTATGTTCGGCGGGTGACGCCGTCGGCGTCATGGTATTTGAAGGTGGATCTATGCGAACAGAACATGCGATCAACGCTGACGCTCGCGCTATAGTTGATGTCTAGAGGCCGCCCTGCAGCGTGAGCAGGACGGCCTTGCGGTCGTTGACGCTGCAGACCTAGCCGCGGCGATTGATGCTTCGCACGGACTTATTCGCGACGTTATCGATCGACGCCGTGTGAAGTTTAATCGGACGGTGTCTTAACGCTTCGCCTATTCGGTTTTCCCGAAGTCTCCTCGTCAGAAGAGACGGAGTGGAAAACGCTCGTGTCTTTCGTAGCAAGCTTAAGCAGCGTCGCGCAATGCTAGATACGCTTCTTTCCCGAGATGCCGGCTATGTCGGGCAGACGCTCGGTGCGCCCTGTTGCACTTCGCTTCGCGGGCGGCCGCCGACAAGCGCTCAGTAATGCGGCAAAACCGACCACTGATCGGAAACGTTCCGTCAAAGACGGTGTAACAGGTGCGGATACCGACGAAGCCGGCCATGCATTCCAATATGAAGCCGGCCACCTATTCCAATCCGAAGCCGGCCGGCGTTCCGATTTGATGTCGGCCACCGGCGTTGCTCTGCTGCAGATCGGTTTGAATGATGTTTCGCGTTTTGAACGCGGTCAAGCGGGTTCGTTTTTCGTCGCGGCGGAGCGCCGTTTGCGCAGGCTCTCGCCGGAGAGTTCTATTCGATAGGCGTTGTGGATGACGCGGTCGAGGATGGCGTCGGCGATTGTCGGCACGCCGATCATGTCGTGCCAGCGATCGACGGGGACCTGGCTGGTGATGACGAGGGAGCCCGCGTCGTAGCGGTCCTCGACAATTTCCAAGAGGTCGCGCGCCTGGTCGGCATTGAGCGCTTCCGGCCCCCAGTCGTCGAGGATCAAAAGCTTGGCGCGGGCGATGGAGCGCAGCAGCCGGCTGTAGCGGGCGTCGCCATGAGCGACCGCGAGGTCGGCGAAGAGCCTCGGCACGCGGTAATACAGCACGGAGATGTCCTGTCGGCAGGCTTTCTGGCCAATAGCGCAGGCAAGCCAGCTCTTGCCGAGCCCGCTTGCCCCGGTGATCAGCAGATTGCGGCGCTCAGTGATCCAGTCGCAGGCGGAGAGTTTCAGGAACAGTGCGCGGTCGAGTCCGCGTGGGCTCTGATAGTCCACGTCTTCGACACTGGCCGGATGACGCAGGCGGGCGACGCGAGACCGCGTTGCGAAGCGTTTTTGGCGACGCAGCGTCAGTTCGTATTCAAGGAGCAGGCCGAGCCATTCGGCGTGTTCAAGGCCGCGCGCTTCGGGCTTGTGTTCGAGTTCCTTGAATCCTTTGGCGAGCCCGTAAAGACCGAGCGTGTTCAGTTGATCGAGTGTCGGATGAGCGAGCATGACGAGTTCCTTCTCAATGGTAGTAGCCGGGGCCGCGCAAATTGGCGTGATCGAACAGGGTCGCCGGCCCGTCTTCCCGGGCGGCCGCCGCGGGTTTGCGCGCGAGCAACGAGACGACGCTTTTGCAATTGAGCGCGCCGATCTCGAGCGCGCGGGCGGAGACGGCTTCGGCGCGCGCGGGCTCCACGCCTCGATAAAGCTTCAGAACGCCGAGGCAGGTGCGAAAGCCTTGTTCGGGATGGCGCCGACTCGCGAGGACGGCGACGATCAACCCTTCGGTGTTCGGCCCGATGCTAGCGGCCCAGCGACGGAAGCGGTCCGGCGTCCAATCGGCGTAGCGCCGATGTGAACTGGGCATATGGTCCGGGTCCGTCCCATGCCGGTGGCCCATGTAACGCCGCTCGTGCAGGCCGACGCGCTGGCCGCGGTGGAAAATCTCGATCATGCGCGCCGTGCCGCGCACGTCGACCTCGGCGTGGATGAGCGCATGCGGCACCGAATAGAAAAACCCATCGACCTCGATGTGGTAGTCGATGTTAACGCGCGAGAGCTTCCACTCAGCGTATTCCCAATCCGCCTCGGGCAAGGACGAGAGCGCCTCCCGCTCGATCTTCTCGAACAGCTCACGACGGCTGACGGCTGACCCCGGGTTTGCGCATCGTCCGGCCGTTCATCGTCTCCATGGCGAGCGCGATGGCGGCGTTGCATTCGTCAAGCGAGAAGAAGGTCTGCCGCCGCAACCGCCCGAGAATGTAGCTTTGCGCGAACCTCACCCCCGCTTCGACCTTCGCCTTGTCACGCGGCTTTCTCGGCCGAGCTGGCAGCACGCCGACGCCGTAATGCGACGCGAGCGCGCCATAGGTCCGATTGATCTCGGGGTCGTAGAACGACGCCTTGTTGACCCCGCTCTTCAGATTGTCGGGAACCAGCAGCCGCGGCGCGCCGCCGAAAAAACGGAACATGCGCACATGTGCCCCGGTCCAGTCCGTCAGCTTCTGCGTCCAGGTTGCTTCCGCATAAGTGAGGTTCGAGGCGCCGAGCACGGCGACGAAAATCTCCGCCTCGCGGATCTCGCCCGTGGCTGGGTTCACGATGCCGATGCGCTTCCCCGAATAGTCGACGAAGACCTTGTCGCCGGGCGCATGGTGCTGCCGCATCACCGGCGTCAGTCGTCGCTCAAAGCCGCGAAGCAGATCGCAAAAACGGCTGTAGCCATAACCTTCCGGTTGCGTGGCCCGGTATTCCTCCCACAAGATCATCATGTTGACGCCGGCGCGTTTCAGCTCCCGCGCCAGTTCCGCCCAGTCCGGCTCAACCCGGCGGCGCGCGCCCGTCTTGACGCCGGCATGCGTGAATAGACGCTTCTCCAGCGCCGCGTCGTCCAACTCCTCGGGCAGCGGCCAGCTCACACCCGCCGTCGTCGCCCGCTTCAAATTGTCCTGGATCGTGCTGCGCGCCACGCCGAGCCGGCGCCCCATCTCGCGCGCGCTCACCCCCTCGTGGGCAAGCCGCAGCATGTGCCTCAGTTGTCGCATCGTCAGTTCTCTCTTCGCCGGCATCCCGTTCTCCTCGTCGATCTCGACAAGGCGGAATGCCAAAGTTGCTGACCCGCAGGCAGCAGACGAAAAGAGGACCAAAGGCCTCTCAGGTGGCCGGCTTCATCTCGGAAGGGTGGCCGGCTTCAAATCGGAACGGTGGCCGGAATGAAATCGGAATCCCCGGCCGGCTTGCGTCGGAATTCGCAGTAACAGGACGCTACCGATACAACAATGTATGGTTTGCCTCGGTCAATTCCGCTATTCGTCGCAGCTTTCCCGCGCGGTGGAGACGATCAGATGCTGGCTGTCGGCTCGACAATGAGCAAGCTCGTTGAAGAAGCATTGTCGTTCGCGGGCGCTGCGTTGAATGCGTTGTCGTTCGCGGGTTCTGGTGAGAGTGGTTGGTTGGCAGGGAAGACTATGTCGGTACGCATGATGCTGCCGGTGAGGTCGGTGGTAGGCGAGTGACGGTGTAGAGAAGGGTGTGCTCGCCGGGCGTGGTGGCGTCGATCGAGAAGGCGGTCGTGGTCGCGCCGTTGAGCAGGATGACGATCCCGAGATTGAGATCGCTCTCGGGTGCCACGATGCGAGCGCCAAGGTCGTTGTATCTGTCGCCGATTCGATCGTGCTCGCCATAGGGATCGTTGCCCTCGGTGAAGGCGTCGAACTCCCTGACGCGGCTCATAATCTGTTCCTGCGCCGCTGTGGGGAGCGCGGCGAGCCCGTTGGTGAAGCGGATAACGCCTGATGCTCCCTGACGACGAAATGCGTCGTTGAGCTCTGCGATGGTGCTCATACGTAAGAAGCGGTGAGGGCTGATAAGGTCGACATCTTCCGGGGTCACCCGGAAGATGCCGCAGCAGGCGCGTGCCGACAAGCGCGCGGCGGCCGCGACTGCGGCGATGACGAGGCGGCCCAGGGGCGTGGGAAATTGACGGGGCGCGCGAAACACGGGCTTTAGAAACACTGGGCGATGGAAGACGAGCGCCAGATAGCAGAGCGCCCAGCCCCGGCCGGGGGAAACCAGCGGGAGAGCGTGCGGAAGTGCCGCACGTACCACTCGCTTCCGAATCGCATCATCAGGTTGGCGCTGACCGCGTCGATTAGAAGGATGTAGAAGACGATCGCTTCGATGTTCATCGTATCAACTCCCGCGCTTGTGGCTCTAGATAGAGCATTGGTGTGATGCCGGTCACTGAAGGAAGCTCTGACGTGGCTTTTCCGTACTGTTGGGACTGTGAGATCGACGATGGGCGCGAGCGGAGAAGAAGAGCACGAAGCCCGGAATACGGGCGTGCCGCAGGCGTGGGTATGGACCCAGTACAGGGGAGAAAGCCCGCCATCCGAGGTAGAGTATGGGTCGGCAGCTGAAGAGGACCCGATGCTCTTCGAGGAAAAAGGCCTTCATCCCTTCGCGACGGCCCTGGGACTCGCAGCCGCCGTCGCCATCATCATGGTATTGGTGTGGCTGTTCACGCCTCAAGTTCTATCGAGCCTTACCATCGGCTCTACTTCGAAGAAAGTTGACCTTGAGTCTCTGTCCGTCCTTGGAGAGAATTCCTCCGAGAAAGTGCCAGCGTCGCCACCGAAAAGCGAGGCTGCTGCCACTGCAAAGCTAGAGAGTGTTGCGGCTCCAGACTTCGAGACCAAACTCCGCTCGTTCCTAGAACACAGGCCCGGGAAGGAAGCCTCGTTCGATCTCGGTCGGGTCGCGTTCGATCTGGGCGGCGCGACGCTTACAGCGACGGCGCACGAAGAGCTGCAACGACTTGCGGGGATATTGAGGGAATATCCAGGGACGCACACTGTGATAGGCGTGCACAGTGATGTTGGTGGCAGCGCCAGCGAAATCGCGGGGCTGTCCGCGCAACGCGCCAAGACTGTCCAGAGAGAGTTGATGCGCCTCGGTATTGGACATTCATTCGTTGCAGTGGCGGGCGAGGGGAGAGCCTCCCTTCGCGCATCGACAACTGCACGGCCAGGCTGCGTCTGGATCTATGTCAGGAAGAAATGATTGTCCTTAGGCTTAGCGTTCGATGAACCGCGCACTTTGATATGAAGGGGGCGCAGCCCCAGTCAGAGCCCATGCCACACCGGCGACGCGGGTTCCGGCTTCCGCGCTGTTGTTACCTTGCATGTTTGTCATGGCCCCGCGACTCGCGAAGAAGGGGCTGAGTTCCGGGGGATGGCCATCCCCCGGAACTCGGACGAACGGGACCGTGGTTTCCTTGGCTCGAACCGTGGATGAGCTTGGTCCGTTCGTCCTCGCGCTCGGCCTGAACAGATGATTGGGAGCACGTCCCGAATGCAAGGCAAGGCATTGCCCGACCAAAGCGCGCAAGCGCAAGTTTACGTCGGCGTCGACGTCTGTAAAGACTGGCTCGACGTTTATTTCCATCCGCTTGGCAAGGCCCTGCGGATCGCCAACGACCGTCACGGCTTGAAGCACCTGAAACGCGCGTGCGAAGGCGTCGCCATCGCGCGCCTCGTTTTGGAGGCGACCGGCAAGTATCATCGGCAAGCGCATCGCAGCCTTCATGCGGCGGGCCTGCCCGTAGCCGTGGTCAATCCACTGCGTTCGCGATTGTTCGCCGAGGCGGTTGGCGCGCTCGCCAAGACCGATCGGATCGACGCGCGCATGCTGGCGTTGCTTGGCGCGCGCCTCGATCCGGCCGCCGCGCCGCCGGCAGGCGAAGCCATGGACGGGCTGCAGGAGCTCGTGCGCGCCAGGCAATCCGCCGTGGCCGACAAGACCGCGCTCTCCAATCGCGCCGGCGAGGCTGAAACGGATTTTTTGCGCGTCGAGCTGGTGCAGCTCATCGCCGAGGCGGAACGTCATATTGCTCGCCTCGACGAAGAGATCGGACGACGCATCGACACCGACGAACGGCTGGCCGAGCGCTTTCGCATCCTTTTGTCGATCAAGGGCGTCGGCCCCATCGCGGCGATGACGCTCCTTTCCTGTCTTGGCGAAATCGGCGCTTGCTCGGGAAAAGGCGCGGCCATGCTCGCGGGCCTCGCCCCGATCGCCCGCGACAGTGGCGACAAAAATGGCCAGCGGCGCATCCGCGGAGGGCGCGCCCATGTGCGGACCGCCCTCTATATGGCGGCCGTCGCCGCCGCGAGATGGAACCCTGATCTCGCCGCCTTTTACAAACGTCTACGCGAAAACGGAAAAGCCGCCAAAATCGCCATCACGGCCGTCATGCGAAAAATCGTCGTTCTCGCAAACGTCCTCATCCGTGAAAATCGTCAGTGGACCCCAACGCGGCCTTGACACAAAACACAGATGCTCATCCTAAAATTGAGTTCTGACCCATGCGAACTCTGGATGCGCCGGGATGATGTGCTGCCACCAGGTAAGGTCGTCTCTCAATATTGGGGAGCGGTCATTGAGCCTGATTTGAAAGGCTTTGGGTTGGTACTTTAGCGCATCGATGATCGCGCCTACCATCTGTGCACCCATCCCGGCTCGCAGCGAGTTGATTTCTTCGATGTGAAGCTCGGGCGGCGAACGCCGCATAAAAGAACCGCCGCGGCCGGCACCTCATTTTCTGGGCCGCGCCACGACGGAAACGTTGTTCGCCAGAGCTTACCTGACGGCTTCAAGATGCGACAACGCCGTTTCCGCATGCGCTGTCGCCTTTTCCACGCGGTGTATGGAGCTGGTCCGCTTGGCCAGTTTGATCCCCTTTTTCAGATGAGCGATCCCTTTCTTAAGATGATCGCTCGGATGCTGTGCCTGGGCGGCGTGCGCATGATGAACTGCCTCGACTGAATGCTCGACGAAGGATGCGGCTTGGCCATGGTTGCCAGCGGCGATCGCTTCCTTGGTCTCCCAGATCGCCTGCTTCAGATGGTCACTCGCCCAGCCCAATTGCGGGGCGGCGGCGAGCGCAAGCGCAAGGCCTAATGCTGCGGCGGTGAGACGGCGAGATATCATTTGTGTCTCCTCCCAATCGTTGAACGAAATGATCCGGAATTCGCCGGACGTTCCCCGGCTCGGTTACCAACATCGCCCAATTTGGAGCCTCCAACAAGCCGGAGGCATTGTCCATGTTGACGCACTTCTCCCGTTGAGACGGCGTGAACGCTGAACAACCGTCGACCTCGCTCTATCAAGGAATTTGGGCGTCGGGGCCGCGTGTCTCGTGCGACGGCGAGGAGGAGTGTACGCGGCGGCGCAATAATCGGCCAGTGAGCGGCGCATATTGCGGCCGCGTGGCGGCGTAAAACCCGGCCAGATTTAGGCTGACTTCCCGAACATTGATTCGGGAGGGCGGCCGGGGATGTTTGCGGTGGAGATTTACGCGGCGGTTCGACGCTTTGTTTTCATTGAGGGCAATAGCCGGCGTGAAGCGGCGCGGGTGTTTGGACTGAGCCGGGACACGGTGGCGAAGATGTGCCGCTATTCGGCGCCGCCGGGTTACGTGCGCACCAAGGCTCCGGAGCGGCCAAAGCTGGGGCCGTTGCTTCCGGTGATCGACGCCATCCTGGACACCGACAAGATGGCGCCGCCGAAGCAGCGGCATACGGCGAAGCGGATTTTCGAACGGCTGCGGGATGAGCACGGCTTTGCCGGCGGCTACACGGTGGTGAAGGATTATGTGCGGCTGGCGCGCTCGCGCTCGCGCGAGGTGTTCGTGCCGCTCGCGCATCCGCCGGGTCATGCGCAGGTCGATTTTGGCGAATGCGTCGGCGTCATCGGCGGCGTGCGGATGAAGCTGCATGTGTTCTGCTTCGACCTGCCGCAGTCGGACGCCTGCTTCATCAAGGCCTATGCGGCGGAGACGACGGAGGCCTTTCTTGATGGCCATGTCTCGGCCTTCGCGTTCTTTGGCGGCGTTCCGCTGTCGATCCTCTACGACAATCTCAAGATCGCCGTGGCGAAGATACTGGGCGGCGGCGAACGGCGGCGCACGCAAGCCTTTACCGAACTCGTCAGCCACTTTTTGTTCGACGATCGCTTTGGTCGTCCGGGCAAGGGCAACGACAAGGGGAAAGTAGAAGGACTGGTAAAATATTCGCGGGCCAATTTTTTGACGCCCGTTCCGCATGCGCCGTCCCTCGAAGCG
The Methylocystis hirsuta genome window above contains:
- the istB gene encoding IS21-like element helper ATPase IstB, producing the protein MLAHPTLDQLNTLGLYGLAKGFKELEHKPEARGLEHAEWLGLLLEYELTLRRQKRFATRSRVARLRHPASVEDVDYQSPRGLDRALFLKLSACDWITERRNLLITGASGLGKSWLACAIGQKACRQDISVLYYRVPRLFADLAVAHGDARYSRLLRSIARAKLLILDDWGPEALNADQARDLLEIVEDRYDAGSLVITSQVPVDRWHDMIGVPTIADAILDRVIHNAYRIELSGESLRKRRSAATKNEPA
- the istA gene encoding IS21 family transposase is translated as MFAVEIYAAVRRFVFIEGNSRREAARVFGLSRDTVAKMCRYSAPPGYVRTKAPERPKLGPLLPVIDAILDTDKMAPPKQRHTAKRIFERLRDEHGFAGGYTVVKDYVRLARSRSREVFVPLAHPPGHAQVDFGECVGVIGGVRMKLHVFCFDLPQSDACFIKAYAAETTEAFLDGHVSAFAFFGGVPLSILYDNLKIAVAKILGGGERRRTQAFTELVSHFLFDDRFGRPGKGNDKGKVEGLVKYSRANFLTPVPHAPSLEALNARLAERCRARQNERAGRHEQTIGERLVADMAAFRELPATPFEACHKVATKVSSLSLVRYRTNDYSVPTKYGFRDVLAKGFVDEVAIFCDGALIARHARSYARDDFIFEPRHYLALLEQKPGALDQAAPLQGWTLPETLAHLRRLLETRMGKRGKREFIQVLRLTEVFPEAVVIGAALDAIRLGAIGFDAVKQLVIARTENRPAHLDLSAYPYLPSLNVKTTSPADYLALVSREAA
- a CDS encoding OmpA family protein, with the protein product MGASGEEEHEARNTGVPQAWVWTQYRGESPPSEVEYGSAAEEDPMLFEEKGLHPFATALGLAAAVAIIMVLVWLFTPQVLSSLTIGSTSKKVDLESLSVLGENSSEKVPASPPKSEAAATAKLESVAAPDFETKLRSFLEHRPGKEASFDLGRVAFDLGGATLTATAHEELQRLAGILREYPGTHTVIGVHSDVGGSASEIAGLSAQRAKTVQRELMRLGIGHSFVAVAGEGRASLRASTTARPGCVWIYVRKK
- a CDS encoding DUF3768 domain-containing protein, yielding MFRAPRQFPTPLGRLVIAAVAAAARLSARACCGIFRVTPEDVDLISPHRFLRMSTIAELNDAFRRQGASGVIRFTNGLAALPTAAQEQIMSRVREFDAFTEGNDPYGEHDRIGDRYNDLGARIVAPESDLNLGIVILLNGATTTAFSIDATTPGEHTLLYTVTRLPPTSPAASCVPT
- a CDS encoding IS110 family transposase — its product is MQGKALPDQSAQAQVYVGVDVCKDWLDVYFHPLGKALRIANDRHGLKHLKRACEGVAIARLVLEATGKYHRQAHRSLHAAGLPVAVVNPLRSRLFAEAVGALAKTDRIDARMLALLGARLDPAAAPPAGEAMDGLQELVRARQSAVADKTALSNRAGEAETDFLRVELVQLIAEAERHIARLDEEIGRRIDTDERLAERFRILLSIKGVGPIAAMTLLSCLGEIGACSGKGAAMLAGLAPIARDSGDKNGQRRIRGGRAHVRTALYMAAVAAARWNPDLAAFYKRLRENGKAAKIAITAVMRKIVVLANVLIRENRQWTPTRP
- the smbP gene encoding small metal-binding protein SmbP, which codes for MISRRLTAAALGLALALAAAPQLGWASDHLKQAIWETKEAIAAGNHGQAASFVEHSVEAVHHAHAAQAQHPSDHLKKGIAHLKKGIKLAKRTSSIHRVEKATAHAETALSHLEAVR